In Lachnospiraceae bacterium, one DNA window encodes the following:
- a CDS encoding MBL fold metallo-hydrolase, which yields MEELYVFGTGNAQATHCYNTCFAIKDGNEFFMVDAGGGNGILGILEKMNVDMSHIHHIFVTHEHTDHILGIVWMVRMIATAMKKGKYEGELRIYCHPGLVDTISTLCRLTLQGKFYKMIGEQIFLIPVEDGETVSILDYDVTFFDILSTKAKQFGFTMMLKNGKKFTCAGDEPYNPDCKPYVEGSQWLLHEAFCLYGDRERFQPYEKHHSTVKEACELAESLSIPNLVLWHTEDKNLSHRKELYTAEGKEYYHGNLLVPDDGEIIEL from the coding sequence ATGGAAGAATTATATGTATTCGGCACAGGAAATGCCCAGGCAACGCACTGCTACAATACCTGTTTTGCCATAAAAGACGGAAATGAATTTTTCATGGTAGATGCCGGAGGCGGCAATGGCATTTTAGGCATTCTTGAAAAGATGAATGTGGACATGTCCCACATCCACCATATTTTCGTCACTCATGAGCACACCGACCATATCCTTGGCATTGTCTGGATGGTCCGCATGATCGCCACTGCCATGAAAAAAGGAAAATATGAGGGAGAGCTTCGCATCTACTGTCATCCCGGGCTTGTGGATACGATTTCCACTTTATGCCGTTTAACCCTTCAGGGAAAATTTTACAAAATGATCGGTGAACAGATTTTCCTGATCCCGGTAGAAGACGGGGAAACTGTCTCTATTTTAGACTATGATGTGACTTTCTTTGATATTTTATCTACAAAGGCAAAGCAGTTCGGCTTCACCATGATGCTGAAAAACGGGAAGAAATTCACCTGCGCCGGAGACGAACCTTACAATCCTGATTGTAAGCCATATGTAGAAGGCAGCCAGTGGCTTTTACATGAAGCTTTCTGTCTCTACGGGGACCGGGAACGCTTCCAACCTTATGAAAAACACCACAGCACGGTAAAAGAAGCCTGTGAACTGGCTGAAAGCCTTTCTATCCCCAATCTGGTACTGTGGCATACTGAAGATAAGAATTTAAGCCACAGGAAAGAACTTTACACAGCAGAAGGAAAAGAATATTATCATGGAAATCTGCTGGTTCCTGATGATGGGGAGATCATTGAACTATAA
- a CDS encoding fructose-1,6-bisphosphatase produces the protein MRDMAYLQLLAREYPSVKEATSEIINLMAICNLPKGTEYFFSDLHGEYEAFIHLLRSSSGIIREKIKETFGHLIPEEEQLQLANLIYYPERHLPRMMKMGRYTEDWQKITIYRLVQICREVSSKYTRSKVRKKMPKEFAYIIDELLHVDYTDENKKLYYNEIIHSIIDSCIADKFITALCYLIQNLTIDNLHIIGDIFDRGPRADIIMKELMNFHDVDIQWGNHDISWMGAAAGNLACICNVLRIAISYNSFDVLEDGYGINLRPLSMFAAKVYQDDPCVQFMPKILDENIYDAVDPGLAAKMHKAIAVIQFKVEEAIIQRHPEYEMENRMLLTAVDYQKGTVMIDGKEYPMLDMNFPTIDPRNPLELTRGEKELLRTLCASFRHSEVLQRQVKFIYSHGGIYKCYNSNLLYHGCIPMKKDGTFDVIMINGKGYQGRSLMDFLNRQVHNAYFLPDGSDGKEEALDLMWYLWCGAKSPVFGKAKMTTFEHYFVEDAATHKEMMNPYYKLCEKVEVCDQILKEFGLKTEGSHIINGHVPVKLKDGEKPVKAGGKLFVIDGGLSKSYQSTTGIAGYTLISNSHHLALAEHMPFDPKKDSTPKVSVVEKLKTRVMVADTDKGQELKEQISDLKELVAAYREGAIKERAE, from the coding sequence ATGAGGGACATGGCGTATCTGCAGCTTTTAGCGCGGGAATATCCGTCGGTGAAAGAGGCCACCAGTGAGATCATCAATTTAATGGCGATCTGCAATCTGCCAAAAGGAACGGAATATTTTTTCAGTGACCTTCACGGGGAATATGAAGCATTTATCCACCTGTTGCGGTCTTCTTCCGGTATTATCCGGGAAAAGATCAAGGAGACCTTCGGGCATCTGATCCCGGAAGAAGAACAGCTTCAGTTAGCGAATCTGATCTACTATCCGGAACGCCATCTGCCGCGGATGATGAAAATGGGGCGTTATACGGAAGACTGGCAGAAGATAACCATTTACCGGCTGGTCCAGATCTGCCGTGAGGTGTCTTCTAAATATACACGTTCCAAGGTAAGAAAGAAAATGCCAAAGGAGTTTGCGTATATCATTGATGAGCTGCTCCATGTAGACTATACAGATGAGAATAAAAAGCTGTATTACAATGAGATCATCCATTCTATTATTGATAGCTGTATTGCGGACAAGTTTATTACGGCTTTATGCTACCTGATCCAGAATCTGACCATTGATAATCTTCATATCATCGGTGATATTTTTGACCGTGGTCCAAGAGCGGATATTATTATGAAAGAACTGATGAATTTTCACGATGTAGATATCCAGTGGGGAAATCATGATATTTCCTGGATGGGAGCTGCAGCGGGCAATCTGGCCTGTATCTGCAATGTACTCCGGATCGCTATCAGCTACAACAGCTTTGATGTGCTGGAAGACGGATATGGCATTAATCTGCGCCCGCTGTCCATGTTTGCAGCAAAGGTTTACCAGGATGATCCATGTGTTCAGTTTATGCCAAAGATCCTGGATGAAAACATTTATGATGCAGTAGATCCGGGACTGGCGGCTAAGATGCACAAGGCTATTGCTGTGATCCAGTTTAAGGTGGAAGAGGCTATTATCCAGCGCCATCCGGAGTATGAGATGGAAAACCGCATGCTTTTAACGGCAGTAGATTACCAAAAAGGTACAGTTATGATCGATGGAAAAGAATATCCTATGCTGGATATGAATTTTCCAACCATTGATCCGAGAAACCCACTGGAACTGACCAGAGGCGAAAAGGAGCTGTTGCGTACGCTCTGCGCTTCTTTCCGCCACAGTGAGGTTTTACAGCGCCAGGTGAAATTTATTTATTCCCATGGCGGCATTTACAAGTGCTATAATTCTAATCTGCTGTACCATGGATGCATCCCTATGAAGAAGGACGGCACGTTTGATGTTATTATGATCAATGGAAAGGGTTATCAGGGAAGATCCCTTATGGATTTCCTGAACCGCCAGGTGCATAATGCATATTTTCTTCCAGATGGTTCAGACGGCAAGGAAGAGGCACTGGATCTGATGTGGTATCTGTGGTGCGGTGCAAAGTCACCTGTATTTGGAAAAGCCAAGATGACGACTTTTGAGCATTATTTTGTAGAAGATGCGGCCACCCATAAAGAGATGATGAATCCTTATTACAAATTGTGTGAAAAAGTGGAAGTCTGTGACCAGATTTTAAAGGAATTTGGTTTAAAGACCGAGGGTTCCCATATAATCAACGGACATGTTCCGGTTAAGTTAAAAGATGGGGAAAAACCGGTCAAAGCAGGGGGAAAGCTGTTTGTGATCGACGGAGGCCTTTCAAAATCATATCAGAGCACTACCGGAATTGCAGGATATACATTGATCTCTAATTCTCATCATCTGGCATTGGCAGAGCACATGCCATTTGATCCGAAAAAGGACAGTACACCAAAGGTATCTGTAGTAGAGAAGTTAAAGACTAGGGTTATGGTGGCAGATACGGATAAGGGACAGGAATTAAAGGAACAGATCTCAGATCTGAAGGAATTAGTGGCAGCATACCGGGAAGGAGCTATAAAGGAAAGGGCTGAATAA
- a CDS encoding C40 family peptidase, with the protein MKFALLQRHAVKVAAGLFLLSGILFVNPTDSLAASKSAEVQTRSSYMVTIAAPAVEVHLSANEHSRSVGEVKRGQTYEVLSNLGNGWVKISTGNGDGYIKTSGKASLVEKNQETVDLSVRQRRQTVEFALQFLGGSYVFGGVDPNKGVDCSGFTRYILQHAASVSLPHSSRGQANCGTPVSEEEMQPGDLIFYGDGGGINHVAMYIGNGQVVHASTEATGIKTSPYNYRKPVKIVSVLS; encoded by the coding sequence GTGAAATTTGCTTTATTACAGAGACATGCGGTAAAGGTTGCCGCAGGTCTTTTTCTTTTATCAGGTATTCTTTTTGTAAATCCAACTGATAGTCTGGCCGCTTCTAAAAGTGCAGAGGTACAGACACGTTCTTCTTATATGGTGACTATCGCAGCACCTGCTGTAGAGGTGCATCTTTCTGCCAATGAACACAGCCGTTCTGTAGGCGAGGTAAAACGTGGACAGACTTATGAGGTTCTTTCTAATCTGGGAAACGGCTGGGTGAAGATCAGCACAGGAAATGGTGATGGTTATATCAAAACTTCCGGAAAGGCATCTTTAGTTGAAAAAAATCAGGAGACAGTGGATCTTTCTGTCAGACAACGCCGCCAGACTGTAGAATTTGCTCTTCAATTTTTAGGCGGAAGCTATGTTTTCGGTGGAGTTGACCCCAATAAGGGAGTTGACTGCTCTGGTTTTACCCGCTATATCTTACAGCACGCGGCTTCTGTCAGCCTTCCTCATTCTTCCAGAGGACAGGCAAACTGTGGGACTCCTGTCTCAGAGGAGGAGATGCAGCCGGGAGATCTGATCTTCTACGGTGATGGCGGAGGCATCAATCATGTGGCAATGTATATTGGGAATGGACAGGTAGTTCATGCTTCTACAGAAGCTACAGGTATTAAGACTTCACCTTATAATTACCGTAAGCCGGTGAAGATAGTCAGTGTTTTAAGTTAA
- a CDS encoding NlpC/P60 family protein, whose protein sequence is MHNIFGKLVRTGLVCGMLMMTVPMTSMAAIGPGFEEGTYIATITADSVNINKAKDSEEVLTTAKAGDTYEVLEDLGNGWMKIRVNDTEGYLPISENAEVEEAEAGEIEEIQRKAIESSGNYKREQLVSYALQFVGGPYRYGGSDPRTGTDCSGFTRYVYQHGLGISLNRSSGSQASQGTAVSASDMQPGDLLFYGSGKGINHVAMYIGDGKIVHASTEATGIKVSNWNYRNPVKIVSMLG, encoded by the coding sequence ATGCATAATATTTTTGGTAAACTGGTTAGAACAGGACTTGTATGTGGAATGCTGATGATGACAGTTCCGATGACGTCCATGGCAGCTATTGGACCTGGATTTGAAGAAGGCACATACATTGCCACTATTACCGCAGACAGTGTTAACATCAATAAGGCAAAAGATAGCGAAGAGGTTCTGACCACTGCCAAAGCAGGAGATACATATGAAGTTTTAGAGGATCTGGGAAATGGATGGATGAAGATCCGCGTAAATGATACAGAAGGCTATCTTCCTATTTCTGAAAATGCAGAGGTAGAAGAAGCGGAAGCAGGCGAGATTGAGGAGATCCAGAGAAAAGCCATTGAGTCTTCTGGCAACTATAAGAGAGAGCAGCTTGTAAGTTATGCGCTTCAGTTTGTAGGTGGACCGTACCGTTATGGCGGCAGTGATCCACGTACCGGAACAGACTGCTCCGGTTTTACCAGATATGTCTATCAGCATGGTTTAGGTATTTCCTTAAACCGTTCTTCTGGCAGTCAGGCATCCCAGGGAACAGCAGTCAGCGCTTCAGATATGCAGCCAGGTGATCTGCTTTTTTATGGAAGCGGAAAGGGCATTAACCATGTAGCAATGTACATAGGAGACGGAAAAATCGTTCATGCTTCTACAGAAGCAACTGGTATTAAGGTTTCCAACTGGAATTACAGAAATCCGGTGAAGATCGTGAGTATGCTGGGATAA
- a CDS encoding rhodanese-like domain-containing protein → MTGFPMLPYWEFDRWREMGRVQRIIDLRSPWQYEKERIRGSENIPYDEFWDHMDEINYGEMTVFYCERGAKSMVICRDLWRMGYEVADLAGGMMNYRGKYIDR, encoded by the coding sequence ATGACTGGTTTTCCAATGCTTCCTTATTGGGAATTTGACCGGTGGAGAGAAATGGGGCGGGTACAACGTATTATTGATCTCAGGAGTCCGTGGCAGTATGAAAAAGAGCGGATCCGCGGAAGTGAAAATATTCCCTATGATGAGTTCTGGGATCATATGGATGAGATAAATTATGGGGAAATGACCGTATTCTATTGTGAAAGAGGCGCTAAGAGCATGGTCATCTGTCGTGATCTGTGGCGTATGGGATATGAGGTGGCAGATCTTGCCGGTGGAATGATGAATTACAGAGGGAAATACATTGACAGATAG
- the yfcE gene encoding phosphodiesterase, with product MKILFASDIHGSAYYCRRLLDIYKETKASRMVILGDILYHGPRNDLPKEYAPKEVIAMLNPLKDQIYAVRGNCDTEVDQMVLQFPILADYALLVLDGKTFYATHGHVFNQDHLPPMQAGDILVHGHTHLLKAEKAETECGTITVLNPGSVSIPKGGNPNTYAILEDGIFAIYSLDGEVVKEIKL from the coding sequence ATGAAGATTTTATTCGCATCTGATATCCACGGTTCTGCGTATTACTGCCGCAGACTGTTAGACATTTATAAAGAAACAAAAGCATCCAGAATGGTCATTTTAGGGGACATCCTTTATCATGGCCCCAGAAATGATCTTCCAAAGGAGTATGCTCCAAAGGAAGTCATTGCCATGTTAAATCCATTAAAGGACCAGATCTACGCTGTACGCGGCAACTGTGATACGGAAGTAGACCAGATGGTGCTCCAGTTTCCGATCCTGGCAGATTATGCACTGCTGGTATTAGATGGAAAGACATTTTATGCAACCCACGGACATGTATTTAATCAGGATCATCTGCCTCCTATGCAGGCTGGAGATATTCTGGTACATGGACATACACATTTGCTGAAAGCGGAAAAAGCAGAAACAGAATGTGGGACGATTACCGTATTAAATCCAGGCTCTGTTTCTATTCCTAAAGGTGGAAATCCAAATACATATGCGATCCTGGAAGATGGAATATTTGCCATTTATTCCCTGGATGGCGAAGTGGTAAAAGAAATTAAGCTGTAA
- a CDS encoding class I SAM-dependent RNA methyltransferase, protein MKQTYELIAPCHFGLEAVLKKEILDLGYEISQVEDGRVTFIGDDEAICRANVFLRTAERILLKAGSFRAETFEELFQGTKAIAWEEFIPEDGKFWVAKASSIKSKLFSPSDIQSIMKKAMVERMKEHYHVSWFPEDGAKFPLRVFLYKDIVTIGIDTSGDSLHKRGYRTLTSKAPITETLAAALIMLTPWNKDRILVDPFCGSGTFPVEAAMMAANMAPGMNRSFLSEDWKNIIKRKCWYDAMDEANDLLDDTVKVDIQGYDIDGDIVKAARANAQSAGVDHMIHFQQRPVNALSHPKKYGFIISNPPYGERIEEKKNLPALYTEIGERFAALDAWSMYLITSYEDAEKYIGRKADKNRKIYNGMLKTYFYQFMGPRPPKRSQENRNVD, encoded by the coding sequence TTGAAGCAGACCTATGAACTGATCGCACCCTGTCATTTTGGGCTGGAAGCTGTATTAAAAAAAGAAATACTGGATCTGGGATATGAGATCTCCCAGGTGGAAGATGGAAGAGTCACATTTATCGGTGATGATGAGGCAATCTGCCGTGCAAATGTATTTTTACGCACTGCAGAGCGTATTCTGTTAAAAGCAGGCAGCTTCCGGGCTGAGACCTTTGAGGAACTGTTCCAGGGAACAAAAGCTATTGCATGGGAAGAATTTATCCCGGAAGATGGTAAATTCTGGGTAGCAAAGGCGTCTTCTATTAAGAGCAAGCTGTTCAGCCCTTCTGATATCCAGTCTATTATGAAAAAGGCCATGGTAGAACGGATGAAGGAGCATTATCATGTATCCTGGTTTCCGGAAGATGGGGCAAAATTCCCCTTGCGTGTATTTTTGTATAAGGATATTGTTACCATTGGCATTGATACCAGTGGTGATTCCCTTCATAAAAGAGGTTACCGCACCCTTACCAGCAAGGCTCCTATTACAGAAACACTGGCTGCAGCACTGATCATGCTTACTCCGTGGAATAAGGACCGTATTCTGGTGGATCCATTCTGCGGAAGCGGTACGTTCCCTGTTGAGGCAGCCATGATGGCAGCCAATATGGCACCAGGTATGAACCGCTCTTTCTTATCTGAAGACTGGAAGAATATTATTAAAAGAAAATGCTGGTATGATGCCATGGACGAAGCAAATGATCTATTGGATGATACAGTAAAAGTAGATATCCAGGGCTATGATATTGACGGGGATATTGTGAAAGCAGCCAGAGCCAATGCCCAGTCTGCAGGTGTGGACCATATGATCCATTTCCAGCAGCGTCCGGTAAACGCTCTCAGCCATCCGAAGAAATATGGTTTTATTATTTCCAACCCGCCTTACGGCGAGCGTATTGAAGAGAAAAAGAACCTTCCGGCTCTGTATACAGAGATCGGTGAGCGTTTTGCAGCTTTAGATGCCTGGTCCATGTATCTGATCACATCTTATGAGGATGCGGAGAAATACATTGGCCGTAAGGCAGACAAGAACCGCAAGATCTACAATGGCATGTTAAAAACCTATTTCTATCAGTTCATGGGTCCCAGACCGCCAAAACGCAGTCAGGAGAACCGAAACGTTGATTAA
- a CDS encoding lectin like domain-containing protein — translation MFMGAALPGIMCTILLSVCLAGCKSIPAKPEKDQAGENQQQEQMKESKDTDPGQEKKTQAGKDTQNSGKSTAQDDGSTAGPPVIWNRKMPEDVVLPASYDYREQGRAPKIGNQGSLGTCWAFASLTALESTLLPDQKETFSVDHMSMHNHFLLGQDEGGEYTMSMAYLLSWEGPVWESEDPYGDGISPDGLKAREHVQEIQILPSKDYEAIKRAVYLEGGVQSSLYTSMQDYESESIYYNRDTNSYCYIGTEKPNHDSVIVGWDDDFPKENFNMDLEGDGAFICTNSWGEDFGDQGYFYVSYYDTNIGVHNIVYTGIEPTDNYDKIYQSDLCGWVGQIGYGKDTAWFANAYRTEEREELAAAGFYATGPDTEYKIYVARYLPDKDGSDAAGKDRFSQDHGLESALNRRTLLAEGVLEYSGYYTIPFDQKIVLDQGEKFAIIVEIKTPDTVHPVAIEYDAGDGIAQVTMADGEGYLSHNGSLWEHVEETQKCNLCLKVYTDTK, via the coding sequence ATGTTTATGGGAGCGGCTTTGCCTGGAATAATGTGTACGATCCTTCTTTCAGTCTGTCTTGCGGGCTGTAAAAGCATTCCGGCAAAACCGGAAAAAGATCAGGCAGGAGAAAATCAGCAGCAGGAACAGATGAAAGAAAGTAAGGATACAGATCCTGGTCAGGAGAAAAAAACTCAGGCAGGAAAAGATACACAAAACAGTGGGAAAAGCACAGCACAAGATGATGGAAGCACAGCGGGTCCGCCGGTTATCTGGAACCGTAAAATGCCTGAGGATGTAGTTTTGCCGGCTTCTTACGATTACAGGGAACAGGGACGTGCACCTAAGATCGGCAATCAGGGATCTCTTGGCACTTGCTGGGCGTTTGCTTCTCTGACTGCCCTGGAATCTACGCTGCTGCCGGATCAGAAAGAAACATTTTCTGTGGATCATATGTCCATGCACAATCATTTTCTTCTGGGGCAGGACGAAGGGGGAGAATACACCATGTCCATGGCTTATCTTCTTTCCTGGGAAGGACCGGTGTGGGAGTCAGAGGATCCTTATGGTGATGGAATTTCCCCAGATGGCTTAAAAGCAAGGGAACATGTACAGGAGATACAGATCCTGCCGTCAAAAGATTATGAAGCTATTAAAAGGGCTGTTTATTTAGAAGGTGGTGTGCAAAGCTCCTTATATACATCTATGCAGGATTATGAAAGTGAGTCTATTTATTACAATCGTGACACCAATTCCTATTGCTATATTGGTACGGAAAAGCCTAACCATGATTCTGTGATCGTAGGCTGGGATGATGATTTCCCGAAAGAAAATTTTAATATGGATCTGGAAGGAGACGGAGCCTTTATATGTACTAACAGCTGGGGCGAAGATTTCGGAGATCAGGGATATTTTTATGTATCTTATTATGATACTAATATTGGAGTCCATAATATTGTATACACGGGAATTGAACCTACTGACAATTATGACAAGATCTACCAGAGTGATCTTTGCGGCTGGGTGGGTCAGATCGGGTATGGGAAAGATACAGCCTGGTTTGCCAATGCTTATCGCACAGAAGAAAGGGAAGAGCTGGCGGCAGCCGGTTTTTATGCAACAGGGCCGGATACAGAATATAAGATCTATGTGGCACGTTATCTTCCGGACAAGGACGGCTCAGATGCTGCAGGAAAAGACAGGTTCAGTCAGGACCATGGCCTAGAATCCGCTTTAAACAGGAGGACTCTTTTAGCAGAGGGAGTTTTAGAGTATTCAGGCTATTATACGATTCCTTTTGATCAAAAAATAGTATTGGACCAGGGGGAAAAGTTTGCTATAATAGTGGAAATAAAAACGCCGGATACTGTTCATCCTGTAGCTATTGAATATGATGCCGGAGATGGTATTGCCCAGGTGACAATGGCAGACGGCGAAGGTTATTTAAGCCACAATGGTTCTCTGTGGGAGCATGTAGAAGAGACCCAGAAGTGCAACCTGTGCCTGAAGGTGTATACAGACACAAAATAA
- the rdgB gene encoding RdgB/HAM1 family non-canonical purine NTP pyrophosphatase produces MENNKEKRIIFATGNAGKMREIRAILSDLGLPVLSMKEAGVVLNIVEDGKTFAENAKIKAMAVWKQTGGIVLADDSGLAVDYIGGEPGVYSARYMGEDTSYEIKNRNIIERLANAEGKERSARFVCNITAVLEDGRVIQREAAMEGLIAKEPAGDGGFGYDPILYLPEFGKTSAELTMEEKNRISHRGKALEAMKQALKEEVAEK; encoded by the coding sequence ATGGAAAATAATAAAGAAAAAAGAATCATATTTGCAACGGGAAATGCGGGAAAGATGCGAGAGATCCGTGCTATTCTGTCTGACCTGGGATTGCCAGTGCTGTCTATGAAAGAAGCAGGTGTTGTCCTGAATATTGTAGAAGATGGTAAAACATTCGCGGAAAATGCAAAAATTAAAGCAATGGCAGTGTGGAAGCAGACAGGAGGCATTGTGCTGGCAGACGATTCAGGTCTGGCCGTAGATTATATTGGAGGCGAGCCAGGTGTTTACTCTGCCAGATATATGGGAGAAGATACCTCTTATGAGATCAAAAACCGAAATATCATTGAGCGTCTGGCAAATGCCGAAGGAAAAGAACGCAGTGCCCGTTTTGTCTGTAACATTACCGCTGTCTTAGAAGATGGAAGGGTGATCCAGAGAGAAGCTGCCATGGAAGGATTGATCGCAAAGGAGCCTGCAGGAGACGGCGGTTTTGGTTATGATCCAATCCTTTATCTCCCAGAGTTTGGAAAAACTTCTGCAGAGCTTACCATGGAAGAGAAGAACCGCATCAGCCACAGAGGAAAAGCATTAGAGGCAATGAAACAGGCCTTAAAGGAAGAGGTTGCAGAAAAATGA
- a CDS encoding metallophosphoesterase, with product MKILIVSDTHRKDENLKWVIRKTKPFDMLIHLGDAEGSEYEIMKWVDKGCDLEMIMGNNDFFSQLEREKEIMIGKYKVLLTHGHYYNVSTGPAYLKQEAKERGFDIVMFGHTHRPYFDIDKSGEKELITLNPGSLSYPRQEGHRPSYMLMKIDDNGEARFEQHYL from the coding sequence ATGAAGATATTGATCGTTAGCGATACACACAGAAAAGATGAAAATCTGAAGTGGGTGATCAGGAAAACAAAGCCTTTTGATATGCTGATCCATCTGGGAGATGCAGAGGGAAGCGAATACGAGATCATGAAATGGGTGGATAAAGGCTGTGATCTGGAAATGATTATGGGAAATAATGATTTCTTTTCTCAGTTAGAACGGGAAAAGGAAATCATGATCGGTAAGTACAAGGTGCTTCTCACCCACGGACATTATTATAATGTGTCTACCGGTCCTGCTTATTTAAAGCAGGAAGCAAAAGAGCGGGGCTTTGACATCGTTATGTTCGGTCATACTCACAGACCATACTTTGATATCGATAAATCCGGGGAAAAGGAGCTGATCACTTTAAATCCCGGCAGCCTTTCCTATCCGAGACAGGAGGGACACAGACCTTCTTATATGCTGATGAAGATCGATGACAATGGGGAAGCCCGGTTTGAGCAGCATTATCTGTAA
- a CDS encoding arsenate reductase family protein: MNIQIFGTKKCNDTRKAERFFKERGIKYQFIDMKEKGMSKGEFNSVAQANGGLDNMVNWNGKDKNLLALIKYIADEDKLEKVLENPQVIKTPVVRNSKQSTLGYLPDVWKNWN, from the coding sequence ATGAATATACAGATATTTGGGACAAAGAAATGTAATGATACAAGAAAGGCTGAGCGCTTTTTTAAAGAGCGTGGCATAAAGTATCAGTTCATTGATATGAAAGAAAAGGGCATGAGCAAAGGAGAATTTAATTCTGTAGCTCAGGCAAATGGCGGATTAGATAACATGGTCAACTGGAATGGGAAAGACAAGAACTTACTTGCCCTTATAAAATATATTGCTGACGAAGACAAACTTGAAAAAGTTCTTGAAAATCCACAGGTAATTAAGACACCGGTGGTCAGAAACAGTAAGCAATCAACACTGGGGTATCTGCCGGATGTATGGAAAAACTGGAATTAG
- a CDS encoding helix-turn-helix domain-containing protein, whose product MPRIIEGTSMNITGEKIKYYRKMRKLSQQQLSDKLETLAVYICRGSISRIEDGSRTITDIELYGLSEILQVPIEKFFEK is encoded by the coding sequence ATGCCGCGTATCATTGAAGGAACATCCATGAACATCACTGGTGAAAAGATTAAATACTACCGAAAAATGCGAAAACTGAGCCAACAACAATTATCCGATAAGCTTGAAACACTGGCTGTATATATATGTAGGGGATCTATTTCCAGAATCGAGGACGGTTCACGAACAATTACAGATATTGAACTTTATGGATTATCAGAGATACTTCAAGTGCCGATTGAAAAGTTTTTTGAAAAATAA
- a CDS encoding ECF transporter S component: MERKLMNTKNVVLMGMFGALAAVLMLFEVPLPFLAPSFYGLDFAEVPMLVGTFALGPVAGIVMQIVKILIKLILKPTSTGFVGEFANVVMSCALILPAGFIYRFKKSKNGALAGMAVGTVLMAVAGVVMNALVMIPFYSNFMPIETIIKAGEAVNPAVSSVWTLAIFCVGPFNLVKGTLTSVITAVIYKRISVLIHGASHGTSGSYGVKKAV; encoded by the coding sequence ATGGAAAGAAAACTGATGAACACGAAAAATGTAGTGCTTATGGGCATGTTTGGCGCGCTGGCTGCAGTGCTTATGCTGTTTGAGGTGCCGCTGCCATTTCTGGCACCCAGCTTTTATGGACTTGATTTTGCAGAAGTGCCTATGTTAGTAGGAACTTTCGCATTGGGACCTGTAGCAGGTATTGTGATGCAGATCGTAAAAATCCTGATCAAACTGATCTTAAAGCCAACATCCACTGGTTTTGTAGGTGAATTTGCCAATGTAGTCATGAGCTGCGCATTGATCCTTCCGGCTGGCTTTATCTATCGCTTCAAAAAGAGCAAAAACGGTGCTCTTGCAGGAATGGCAGTGGGAACTGTTCTTATGGCAGTAGCAGGTGTTGTAATGAATGCTTTGGTAATGATCCCGTTTTATTCCAACTTTATGCCTATTGAGACTATTATTAAAGCAGGGGAAGCAGTAAATCCGGCGGTCAGCAGCGTATGGACACTGGCTATTTTCTGTGTAGGACCGTTTAATCTGGTAAAGGGTACACTTACTTCTGTGATTACAGCAGTGATCTATAAGCGTATCAGTGTTCTCATCCATGGAGCTTCCCATGGAACTTCAGGATCTTATGGGGTGAAAAAAGCAGTCTGA